From the genome of Candidatus Latescibacterota bacterium:
ACCGATCAGACGGTAGGACTCCACCTTTGCCGGGTTGAATTCGACCTGGATCTTCACATCTCTGGCTATCGTATAAAGAGTCGACGTGACTTCGTTGACAAGGACTTTCCTGGCCTCCATGAGATTGTCGATATATGCGTGGTTGCCGTTTCCCTTGTCGGCAAGCTGTTCGAGCCTGTTGTCCTTGTAATTGCCCATACCAAATCCGAGGACGGTGAGGAATATCCCTTCATCCCGCTTACCCTCGATATACTGGACGAGCTCGCTGGTACTGGAGATACCCACGTTGAAATCACCGTCGGTCGCAAGGATGACCCTGTTGTTTCCTTCCTCGATGAAATTGTCCATCGCCACCTTGTACGCGAGTTTTATTCCCTGCCCTCCAGCCGTCGAGCCGCCTGACTGCAGTCTGTCGATGGCATCTTTGATAGTCCTCGTGCATGCCCCCCTTGTCGCTGGAAGGACCAATCCGGCAGAACCCGCGTAGACGACGATCGATACCTGGTCATCAGCTCCCAGCTGAGCGACAAGAAGCTTGAACGCCTGTCTCAACAACGGAAGCTTGTTCGGCGAACCCATCGACCCCGAGACATCGATCAGAAAGACCAGGTTGCTCGGCCTGCGTTCTTCCTCGGTAAGTTCCTTTCCCTGAAGACCGATATGGACAAGTTTGTGGTCTTCATTCCACGGACAATTGCCATATTCGAGAGCTACCGAAAAGGGGACATCTCCATCGGGACTTTCATAATCGTAATCAAAATAGTTTATAAGTTCCTCGATCCGGACCGCGTCTCTTTGAGGAAACATATTCTGATTTATAAACCTCCTGACATTGGCGTACGAGGCAGCATCGACATCGATTGAAAAAGTCGACTGCGGACTGGTCATGGCATCCATAAAACGGTTTTCCTCGATATGCGCGTATTCCTCGGTATTGTCCGGCCTTACATATCTGTTCGGAATACAGGGAAAAGACACACCACCAGCCAGGGGGGCGGAGCACACCTTATGGCGCCCACCCCGCACATGAAGACCATCGCTTGTCATCCCGTAGCTGACATCACTGTCCTTCACTTCGATCCGCCTCACTTCCGCCTCTACAAGGATCTCCTGCGTCTGCCCGACGATCTCGAATTTCATCTTGAAATCGACTTTAGTCGTCTTCCCAGGTTTTACCCTCACGCCTTTTTTTTCGGCGACCTCGTACCCCATCATCGTCACCTTTACCGTATACTTTCCATATGGTACTCCGGTGATCAGGAATGACCCGTCTGTAGCAGTCATCCCTCCCAACTTCGTGCCGACCAGAACGACATTGGCATAGGAAACAGGTTTCCCGCTCCTCGCATCGATAACGGTGCCGGAGATACTCCCAGCTGCACGCATCACCGTTCTGATCTGATCATCTTCTATCGGATGAGAATAAGTCAAAGAAGCGATCATAAGAAAACCGATAGCCGTCAAAAGAACGGCTGTGACATAAAGGACGGACGTGATGTGGGGATTTACAGCCGCTGCGATAGCTCCAGTCTTGTGTCGCATTACGACTCCTTTCGTTCAGGGACAATTTCTTTCTCTGGGACTTTGACAGGTAAAGTTCCCGGAATGTTCCCTGTCCGGTCCATTATTGTGTCGAAATCATTTCGACCCAGACAGACCGGCGCATCCGCCCCGAATCAAAATCAATTCGGGTGGTATCGGAAGTCGTTTCACAACAGCTGGTTGCCGAGAGCGGCATTTTCGGGTGGCGAATGAAAAGTTGTTCTGAGGCTGCCGGGCATTTGTTGTCCGGCAACGCCCGCGTCTATTTACAGTATAATCATAAAATCTATTTTTGTCAAACCAGGGCAGCTCAGATCGCCTCGATGATCGAGACGATCTCATCATCATCGGGGAACCTGCCGGTCTCATGTTTGGAATAGATCAGCTCTTCATCCACATGCACATCGAAAACGCCTCCCCTGCCATCGATC
Proteins encoded in this window:
- a CDS encoding von Willebrand factor type A domain-containing protein — its product is MRHKTGAIAAAVNPHITSVLYVTAVLLTAIGFLMIASLTYSHPIEDDQIRTVMRAAGSISGTVIDARSGKPVSYANVVLVGTKLGGMTATDGSFLITGVPYGKYTVKVTMMGYEVAEKKGVRVKPGKTTKVDFKMKFEIVGQTQEILVEAEVRRIEVKDSDVSYGMTSDGLHVRGGRHKVCSAPLAGGVSFPCIPNRYVRPDNTEEYAHIEENRFMDAMTSPQSTFSIDVDAASYANVRRFINQNMFPQRDAVRIEELINYFDYDYESPDGDVPFSVALEYGNCPWNEDHKLVHIGLQGKELTEEERRPSNLVFLIDVSGSMGSPNKLPLLRQAFKLLVAQLGADDQVSIVVYAGSAGLVLPATRGACTRTIKDAIDRLQSGGSTAGGQGIKLAYKVAMDNFIEEGNNRVILATDGDFNVGISSTSELVQYIEGKRDEGIFLTVLGFGMGNYKDNRLEQLADKGNGNHAYIDNLMEARKVLVNEVTSTLYTIARDVKIQVEFNPAKVESYRLIGYENRKLANEDFKDDRKDAGEIGAGHTVTALYEILPASGASVKKDELRYQDRRISGDGRRGDEILLVKIRYKELDRDSSIEISEVLRDRPSRFSRTSDAFRFSAAVAMYGMILRNSGHMGDAELEDVVGIARGAKGKDHFQYRAEFITIVEKTMTLMELGATNEPLNRRRAQ
- a CDS encoding Rdx family protein produces the protein MEAELRDVFDDIDVELIDGRGGVFDVHVDEELIYSKHETGRFPDDDEIVSIIEAI